A single region of the bacterium genome encodes:
- a CDS encoding aspartate 1-decarboxylase: MRRPFLHSKVHRVTVTEADLEYEGSLTLDQDLMDAAGMRPFQQIDVYDVTSGSRLTTYLIAGPRGAGDCCANGAAAHLIRPGDKVIVAAYCDLDDAEVATHHPRIVLVKSADNRTFVVKDQEEHRARAC, encoded by the coding sequence ATGAGGCGCCCGTTTCTCCATTCCAAGGTCCACCGGGTCACGGTGACGGAGGCCGACCTCGAATACGAGGGGAGCCTGACGCTCGACCAAGACCTGATGGACGCGGCCGGGATGCGGCCGTTCCAGCAGATCGACGTCTACGACGTCACCAGCGGCTCGCGGCTGACGACCTACCTGATCGCCGGCCCGCGCGGCGCCGGCGACTGCTGCGCCAACGGCGCCGCGGCCCACCTGATCCGCCCCGGCGACAAGGTCATCGTCGCCGCCTACTGCGACCTCGACGACGCCGAGGTCGCGACGCACCACCCGCGGATCGTGCTCGTCAAGAGCGCCGACAACCGCACGTTCGTCGTCAAGGACCAGGAAGAGCACCGCGCGCGGGCCTGCTGA
- the panC gene encoding pantoate--beta-alanine ligase, whose translation MELVRRVHMMREISREARGKGKKIAFVPTMGALHEGHLSLVRRARELGDIVVLSVFVNPKQFGPHEDYAKYPRDLARDADLCLREGVDYVFAPEPEDMYPPSYRTYVEVEGLSTTLEGAARPGHFRGVATVVLKLFNIVRPHFAFFGQKDAQQALLLRRMAKDLCLDVELVVCPIVRHDDGLAMSSRNSYLSPEERVAALALHRALEKARELVEERGERRAAEIESIVRRTIESEPPARLDYVAVVSTDDLERKDVVDGETLVALAAFVGPTRLIDNVIVKPGAQRAAEGDAR comes from the coding sequence ATGGAACTGGTCCGCCGCGTCCACATGATGCGCGAGATCTCGCGCGAGGCGCGGGGCAAGGGCAAGAAGATCGCCTTCGTCCCGACGATGGGCGCGCTCCACGAAGGGCACCTCTCGCTCGTGCGCCGCGCGCGCGAGCTGGGCGACATCGTCGTCCTGTCGGTCTTCGTCAACCCAAAGCAGTTCGGGCCGCACGAGGACTACGCCAAGTACCCGCGCGACCTCGCGCGCGACGCCGACCTCTGCCTGCGCGAGGGGGTGGACTACGTCTTCGCCCCCGAGCCGGAGGACATGTATCCGCCGTCGTACCGCACCTACGTCGAGGTGGAAGGGCTCTCGACGACGCTCGAGGGCGCGGCCCGGCCGGGCCACTTCCGCGGCGTGGCGACCGTCGTGCTGAAGCTCTTCAACATCGTGCGGCCGCACTTCGCCTTCTTCGGCCAGAAGGACGCGCAGCAGGCGCTGCTGCTGCGGCGGATGGCCAAGGACCTCTGCCTCGACGTCGAGCTGGTCGTCTGCCCGATCGTGCGCCACGACGACGGCCTGGCGATGTCCTCCCGCAACTCCTATCTCTCGCCCGAAGAGCGCGTCGCCGCGCTCGCGCTGCACCGCGCGCTGGAGAAGGCGCGCGAGCTGGTCGAGGAGCGCGGGGAGCGGCGGGCGGCGGAGATCGAGTCGATCGTGCGCCGCACGATCGAGTCCGAGCCGCCGGCGCGCCTCGACTACGTCGCCGTCGTCTCGACCGACGACCTCGAGCGGAAGGACGTCGTGGACGGCGAGACGCTCGTCGCGCTGGCGGCGTTCGTCGGCCCGACCCGCCTGATCGACAACGTGATCGTCAAGCCCGGCGCGCAGCGCGCCGCCGAAGGAGACGCCCGATGA
- the panB gene encoding 3-methyl-2-oxobutanoate hydroxymethyltransferase, with translation MTTKSPAAYGPQTAEPRKQTVPNIKSRKGGQPLVMVTAYDAPSARVVDAAGAELILVGDSLAMVVLGYENTLQVTLDDMVRHTAAVTRTKPHALVVADMPYMTYHTGARDAVLAAGRLVREGCAEAVKLEGGRKRVDVVRAIVDAEIPVMGHVGLTPQSLLAMGGFRVQGRAVEEVENLVRDARALVEAGVFSIVLEGIPADVAAMITREVAVPTIGIGAGAGCDGQVLVYHDLLGMFPGPQPKFVRRYAELHDAAVDAVRRYADDVRARAFPSAAESYRLPREVAEALRDRARDRARAWEA, from the coding sequence GTGACGACGAAGTCTCCGGCGGCCTACGGCCCGCAGACGGCCGAGCCGCGCAAGCAAACAGTCCCCAACATCAAGTCGCGCAAGGGCGGCCAGCCGCTGGTCATGGTCACGGCCTACGACGCCCCTTCGGCCCGCGTCGTGGACGCGGCCGGCGCGGAACTGATTCTCGTCGGCGACTCGCTGGCGATGGTCGTGCTGGGGTACGAGAACACCCTTCAAGTCACGCTCGACGACATGGTCCGCCACACGGCGGCCGTGACCCGGACCAAGCCGCACGCCTTGGTCGTCGCCGACATGCCGTACATGACCTACCACACCGGCGCGCGCGACGCGGTCCTCGCCGCGGGGCGCCTCGTCCGCGAGGGCTGCGCCGAGGCGGTCAAGCTCGAGGGCGGCCGCAAGCGGGTGGACGTCGTCCGCGCGATCGTGGACGCCGAGATCCCGGTGATGGGCCACGTCGGCCTGACGCCGCAGTCGCTGCTCGCGATGGGCGGCTTCCGCGTGCAGGGGCGGGCGGTGGAGGAGGTGGAGAACCTCGTCCGCGACGCCCGCGCGCTCGTCGAGGCCGGCGTCTTCTCGATCGTCCTCGAGGGGATCCCCGCCGACGTCGCGGCGATGATCACGCGCGAGGTCGCCGTGCCGACGATCGGCATCGGCGCCGGCGCCGGCTGCGACGGCCAAGTCCTCGTCTACCACGACCTGCTCGGGATGTTCCCCGGGCCCCAACCGAAGTTCGTCCGCCGCTACGCGGAGCTCCACGACGCGGCGGTGGACGCCGTGCGGCGCTACGCCGACGACGTCCGCGCCCGCGCCTTCCCCTCCGCCGCGGAATCGTACCGGCTGCCGCGCGAGGTGGCGGAGGCGCTGCGCGACCGGGCGCGCGACCGCGCCCGCGCCTGGGAGGCCTGA
- a CDS encoding deoxynucleoside kinase, which translates to MKPRLVAIEGPIGVGKTALARRLCRHWDARLLLEPTENPFLESFYKDRRGSAFAAQIWFLLARHRQQRDIRQGDLFQQAVVSDYLFEKDLIFAYLNLNDIELATYEKLYQLLKDDVVRPDIVIYLQARASELAKRVAERGREVERRLSETYLEEVVQAYDYFFFRYDQTPLLVVDTNRYNPAKNDAEFEDLVRRISAMDRGGVEYYSPSH; encoded by the coding sequence ATGAAACCCCGCTTGGTCGCGATCGAAGGCCCCATCGGCGTCGGCAAGACGGCGCTCGCCCGACGGCTCTGCCGCCACTGGGACGCCCGTCTTCTGCTCGAACCCACCGAGAATCCGTTCCTCGAGAGCTTCTACAAGGACCGGCGCGGCTCGGCCTTCGCCGCGCAGATCTGGTTCCTTCTCGCCCGCCACCGCCAGCAGCGGGACATCCGGCAAGGGGACCTGTTCCAGCAGGCGGTCGTCTCGGACTATCTCTTCGAGAAGGACCTGATCTTCGCCTACCTCAACCTCAACGACATCGAGCTGGCGACCTACGAGAAGCTCTACCAGCTGCTCAAGGACGACGTCGTCCGCCCCGACATCGTGATCTACCTCCAGGCCCGCGCCTCCGAGCTGGCGAAGCGGGTCGCGGAGCGCGGGCGCGAGGTCGAGCGCCGCCTCTCCGAGACCTATCTCGAAGAGGTCGTGCAGGCCTACGACTACTTCTTCTTCCGCTACGACCAGACACCGCTCCTCGTCGTGGACACCAACCGCTACAACCCCGCCAAGAACGACGCCGAGTTCGAGGACCTGGTCCGCCGGATCTCGGCGATGGACCGCGGCGGCGTCGAGTACTACTCCCCCTCCCACTGA
- the folK gene encoding 2-amino-4-hydroxy-6-hydroxymethyldihydropteridine diphosphokinase: protein MVVRTLQGVNHSETARPAQWAAVALGSNMGDRDAFLAFARRRLREAGFGWTLASPIVETAPVGGPSGQGAYLNQALAAPLEGLRLSARELLAAALAIESEAGRRREERWGPRTLDVDLLLYGDLVIAEPDLAVPHPRMAGRRFVLAPLAAIVPDAVHPGLGATVAELLARLDPACP, encoded by the coding sequence ATGGTAGTTCGCACGTTGCAGGGTGTCAATCATAGCGAAACGGCGCGCCCCGCACAGTGGGCGGCAGTCGCCCTGGGTTCGAACATGGGCGACCGCGACGCGTTTCTCGCCTTCGCCCGGCGCCGGCTGCGCGAGGCGGGGTTCGGCTGGACGCTGGCCAGCCCGATCGTCGAGACCGCGCCGGTCGGCGGCCCGTCCGGCCAAGGAGCGTACCTCAATCAGGCCTTGGCCGCCCCGCTCGAGGGCCTGCGCCTCTCCGCGCGGGAGCTCCTCGCGGCCGCCCTCGCGATCGAGTCGGAGGCCGGCCGCCGGCGGGAGGAACGTTGGGGGCCGCGGACTCTGGACGTTGATCTGCTCCTTTACGGCGATCTGGTGATCGCCGAGCCCGATCTGGCGGTCCCCCACCCGCGGATGGCCGGGCGGCGGTTCGTGCTCGCCCCGCTGGCCGCGATCGTGCCCGACGCCGTCCACCCGGGCCTCGGCGCGACGGTCGCCGAGTTGCTCGCGCGGCTCGACCCCGCTTGCCCTTGA
- a CDS encoding DNA replication terminus site-binding protein, translating into MPTKKATPQRKPHHRENESFQAAEKSYAAATQLFAKQSWAKARDAFNSFLKEHGANKEITDMLDRARTLARIAESKLSAPPAVEPATPEEWLLHGIGAANEGRADDALKAFAKAEAGGVPAPQVNYARAAALALDARADEAFEALTKAVEADAQLRHQAVSDPDFESLRDLPNFASLVESPHEAEDDLDEEADENEAPEMPFGGERDRGPAQY; encoded by the coding sequence ATGCCGACCAAGAAAGCCACTCCGCAGCGCAAGCCTCACCACCGCGAAAACGAGTCGTTCCAGGCCGCCGAGAAGTCCTACGCCGCCGCGACGCAGCTCTTCGCCAAGCAGAGCTGGGCCAAGGCCCGGGACGCCTTCAACAGCTTCCTCAAGGAACACGGCGCGAACAAGGAAATCACCGACATGCTCGACCGCGCCCGCACGCTGGCTCGGATCGCCGAGTCGAAGCTATCCGCCCCGCCGGCCGTCGAGCCGGCGACCCCCGAAGAGTGGCTGCTGCACGGAATCGGCGCGGCCAACGAGGGGCGGGCGGACGACGCCCTCAAGGCGTTCGCCAAGGCCGAGGCCGGCGGCGTTCCCGCGCCGCAGGTCAACTACGCCCGGGCGGCCGCGCTGGCGCTCGACGCGCGGGCGGACGAGGCGTTCGAAGCGCTGACCAAGGCGGTCGAGGCCGACGCGCAGCTGCGCCATCAGGCGGTCAGCGACCCGGACTTCGAGAGCCTGCGCGACTTGCCCAACTTCGCGTCGCTGGTCGAGTCTCCGCACGAGGCGGAGGACGATCTGGACGAAGAGGCCGACGAGAACGAGGCGCCCGAAATGCCGTTCGGGGGCGAACGCGACCGTGGCCCGGCCCAGTACTGA
- the glmU gene encoding bifunctional UDP-N-acetylglucosamine diphosphorylase/glucosamine-1-phosphate N-acetyltransferase GlmU, with amino-acid sequence MARPSTDRAPAAVILAAGEGTRMKSRRAKVLHEVAGRPLVEHVVRAALAAGADPIVVVVGVQADEVERALRARMPELGARLVFARQPERRGTADAVAKARPALEGFDGEALILCGDVPALPAEALARLLAARREAGAALAVLSAVVPDPTGYGRMVRGAAGELLAIVEHKDASEDERRLREVNTGTYAVDWRALDGALDRIAPDNAQKEYYLTDAVRLLLADGRGAVGVVHPRFEETQGVNSRRQLAAVGRALNAALLDRLMDGGVTILDPETTWVEADVAVGPDTVVHPGVRLEGRTAIGERCVVRSGARLTDVVVGDGAEILDCTIAEGAEIGPGCHVGPFARLRPGTVLAPRCKVGNFVETKKTSLGEGSKASHLSYLGDATIGAGVNIGAGTITCNYDGERKHPTVLEDGVFIGSDTQLVAPVSVGRGAYVGAGSTITHDVPPGALAISRGRQRNIEGWVERRGKK; translated from the coding sequence GTGGCCCGGCCCAGTACTGACCGCGCCCCGGCCGCGGTGATCCTCGCCGCCGGCGAGGGGACCCGCATGAAGTCGCGGCGGGCGAAGGTCCTCCACGAAGTGGCGGGCCGGCCGCTCGTCGAGCATGTCGTGCGCGCCGCGCTCGCCGCGGGCGCCGATCCGATCGTCGTCGTCGTCGGCGTGCAGGCCGACGAAGTCGAGCGCGCGCTCCGCGCGCGGATGCCGGAACTCGGCGCGCGGCTGGTCTTCGCGCGGCAGCCGGAGCGGCGGGGCACGGCCGACGCCGTGGCCAAGGCCCGTCCGGCGCTCGAGGGGTTCGACGGCGAGGCGCTGATCCTCTGCGGCGACGTCCCGGCCCTCCCCGCCGAGGCGCTGGCGCGGCTGCTCGCGGCGCGCCGCGAGGCGGGCGCCGCGCTGGCTGTCCTCTCCGCGGTCGTTCCCGATCCGACCGGCTACGGCCGGATGGTGCGCGGCGCGGCGGGGGAGCTCCTCGCGATCGTCGAGCACAAGGACGCCTCGGAGGACGAGCGGCGTCTGCGCGAGGTCAACACCGGCACCTACGCGGTCGATTGGCGGGCCCTCGACGGCGCGCTCGACCGGATCGCGCCGGACAACGCGCAGAAGGAGTACTACCTCACCGACGCCGTGCGGCTGCTCCTCGCCGACGGCCGCGGCGCGGTCGGCGTCGTCCATCCGCGGTTCGAGGAGACGCAGGGCGTCAACAGCCGGCGGCAGCTCGCGGCGGTCGGCCGCGCGCTCAACGCCGCGCTGCTCGACCGGCTGATGGACGGCGGCGTGACGATCCTCGATCCGGAGACGACTTGGGTCGAGGCGGACGTCGCGGTCGGGCCGGACACGGTGGTCCACCCCGGCGTGCGGCTCGAGGGGCGGACGGCGATCGGCGAACGGTGCGTCGTGCGCTCCGGCGCGCGGCTGACCGACGTCGTCGTCGGCGACGGCGCGGAGATCCTCGACTGCACAATCGCCGAGGGCGCCGAGATCGGCCCCGGCTGCCACGTCGGGCCGTTCGCGCGCCTGCGCCCGGGCACCGTGCTCGCGCCGCGCTGCAAGGTCGGCAACTTCGTCGAGACCAAGAAGACCAGCCTCGGCGAGGGGAGCAAGGCCTCGCACCTGTCGTATCTCGGCGACGCGACGATCGGCGCCGGCGTGAACATCGGCGCCGGCACGATCACCTGCAACTACGACGGCGAGCGCAAGCACCCCACCGTCCTCGAGGACGGCGTCTTCATCGGTTCGGACACCCAGCTCGTCGCGCCGGTGAGCGTCGGGCGCGGCGCCTACGTCGGCGCCGGCTCGACGATCACGCACGACGTTCCGCCGGGCGCGCTCGCGATCTCGCGCGGCCGGCAGCGCAACATCGAAGGCTGGGTGGAGCGGCGCGGGAAGAAGTGA
- the glmS gene encoding glutamine--fructose-6-phosphate transaminase (isomerizing) yields the protein MCGIVGYVGFRNATPIIVNGLKRLEYRGYDSAGVALAVDGRWELRRAVGKLRELELALERAPAPPSRQGIGHTRWATHGRPSEENAHPHRDPEDRVVLVHNGIIENYLELRNELLAQGNVFRSETDSEVVAHLIAREMKSKCGLAEAVRRTVKRLEGIYALCVMSIDEPDVVVGARLGPPLVVGFGEGENFLASDLTALLEHTRDVAFLDDHEMVVVRPDKVELFGADGKLKTPEIRRIAWDPVSAEKGGYRHFMLKEISEQPRAVSDTLAGRISLDRGEVHFSTEEFPLTDDDLRGVERVHLASCGTSWHASLVAKFYIERLARLPVEVDYASEFRYRDPLVGPGSLIVVVTQSGETADTLAALREAKARGARAIAVCNVLGSTATREAEGTILTHCGPEIGVASTKAFTAQLAALFLLAVRLGLARGALDNDGARRALTDVARVPALLERVLKLDEEIQKLARLHKDASDFLFLGRGVNYPIALEGALKLKEISYIHAEGYPAGEMKHGPIALIDQTLPVVALAPKDELFEKMLSNMEAVKARGGVLTALTTEGNDELDGVADHVLKVPEASEFAAPIVLTVPLQLLAYHIALLRGCDVDQPRNLAKSVTVE from the coding sequence ATGTGCGGCATCGTCGGCTACGTCGGTTTCCGCAACGCCACACCGATCATCGTCAACGGGCTGAAGCGGCTCGAGTACCGCGGCTACGACTCCGCGGGGGTCGCCCTCGCCGTGGACGGGCGGTGGGAACTGCGCCGCGCCGTCGGCAAGCTGCGCGAGCTGGAGCTGGCGCTCGAGCGGGCGCCGGCGCCGCCGAGCCGCCAGGGAATCGGCCACACCCGCTGGGCGACGCACGGCCGTCCGTCGGAGGAGAACGCCCATCCGCACCGCGATCCCGAGGACCGCGTCGTCCTCGTGCACAACGGGATCATCGAGAACTACCTCGAGCTGCGGAACGAGCTTTTGGCGCAGGGAAACGTCTTCCGCTCCGAGACCGACAGCGAGGTCGTGGCGCACCTGATCGCCCGCGAGATGAAGTCCAAGTGCGGCCTCGCCGAGGCGGTGCGCCGCACGGTGAAGCGGCTCGAGGGGATCTACGCCCTCTGCGTGATGTCGATCGACGAGCCGGACGTCGTCGTCGGCGCGCGGCTCGGCCCGCCGCTGGTCGTCGGCTTCGGCGAGGGGGAGAACTTCCTCGCCTCCGACCTGACCGCGCTGCTCGAGCACACGCGCGACGTCGCCTTCCTCGACGACCACGAGATGGTCGTCGTGCGCCCGGACAAGGTCGAGCTGTTCGGCGCCGACGGGAAGCTCAAGACGCCGGAGATCCGGCGGATCGCCTGGGACCCCGTCTCCGCGGAGAAGGGGGGCTACCGCCACTTCATGCTCAAGGAGATCAGCGAGCAGCCGCGCGCCGTCAGCGACACGCTGGCCGGGCGGATCTCGCTCGACCGCGGCGAGGTCCACTTCTCCACGGAGGAGTTCCCGCTGACCGACGACGACCTGCGCGGCGTCGAGCGTGTCCACCTCGCCTCCTGCGGCACGTCGTGGCACGCCTCGCTGGTGGCGAAGTTCTACATCGAGCGGCTGGCCCGGCTGCCGGTCGAGGTGGACTACGCCTCGGAGTTCCGCTACCGCGATCCGCTGGTCGGCCCCGGCTCGCTGATCGTCGTCGTGACGCAGTCGGGGGAGACGGCCGACACGCTCGCCGCGCTGCGCGAGGCGAAGGCGCGCGGGGCGCGGGCGATCGCGGTCTGCAACGTCCTCGGCTCGACGGCGACGCGCGAGGCCGAAGGGACGATCCTCACCCATTGCGGCCCGGAGATCGGCGTCGCCTCGACCAAGGCGTTCACCGCGCAGCTCGCCGCGCTCTTCCTGCTCGCCGTCCGCCTCGGCCTCGCCCGCGGCGCCCTGGACAACGACGGCGCGCGCCGCGCGCTCACCGACGTCGCGCGCGTCCCGGCGCTGCTCGAGCGCGTGCTGAAGCTCGACGAGGAGATCCAGAAGCTGGCGCGGCTGCACAAGGACGCGTCGGACTTCCTCTTCCTCGGCCGCGGCGTGAACTACCCGATCGCCCTCGAGGGGGCGCTCAAGCTGAAGGAGATCTCCTACATCCACGCCGAGGGGTATCCGGCGGGGGAGATGAAGCACGGGCCGATCGCGCTGATCGACCAGACGCTGCCGGTGGTCGCGCTCGCCCCCAAGGACGAGCTGTTCGAGAAGATGCTCAGCAACATGGAGGCGGTGAAGGCCCGCGGCGGCGTGCTGACGGCGCTGACGACGGAAGGGAACGACGAGCTCGACGGCGTGGCCGACCACGTGCTGAAGGTGCCGGAGGCTTCCGAGTTCGCGGCGCCGATCGTCCTCACCGTCCCGCTGCAGCTGCTCGCCTACCACATCGCGCTGCTCCGCGGCTGCGACGTGGACCAGCCGCGCAACCTCGCCAAGTCGGTCACGGTGGAGTAG
- the purH gene encoding bifunctional phosphoribosylaminoimidazolecarboxamide formyltransferase/IMP cyclohydrolase: MKPIHPDTGDNGRVTPVRRALLSVYDKQGVVDLARALVDCGVELLSTGGTGRLLRDEGIPLRRVSEVTGVPEMLDGRVKTLHPKIHAGILAVRDNPKHRRDVDAFGADLIDLVVVNLYPFEKTARMEGIGLAEIVEMIDIGGPTMVRAAAKNFRDVGVVVDPTDYDRVVEEIRELGGLTEQTRLFLARKAFGHTAAYDTAIFSFLGQIDADGSRRRPDSLFPQKVAVELTKLSDLRYGENPHQRAALYGELQGNEPTIARAVQLHGAELSFNNYLDLDSAVSVVCSLPGCAAAVIKHNNPCGAAVGVDPLEAFRRARDCDLQSAYGGVVAFSREVDHEAAEELAGMFLEAVIAPSFSAAAKSILFRKKKLRVLQWGDPREFRRAGLDFRRVSGGFLVQEWDGADDLRDARVVSKRQPTEQEWQAMRFAWAMVRHVRSNAIVFATADRTVGIGAGQMSRVDSVQIAAKKAGETAQGAAMASDAFFPFRDNVDEAAKAGIRAVIHPGGSIRDDEVVKAADEHDMAMVFTGRRHFRH; this comes from the coding sequence ATGAAGCCGATCCACCCCGACACCGGAGACAACGGCCGCGTCACCCCCGTCCGCCGCGCGCTCCTTTCCGTCTACGACAAGCAGGGGGTCGTGGACCTCGCCCGCGCGCTGGTCGACTGCGGCGTCGAGCTGCTCTCCACCGGCGGCACGGGCCGGCTGCTGCGCGACGAGGGGATTCCGCTGCGCCGCGTCTCCGAAGTGACGGGCGTGCCGGAGATGCTCGACGGCCGCGTCAAGACGCTCCATCCGAAGATCCACGCCGGCATCCTCGCCGTCCGCGACAACCCGAAGCACCGCCGGGACGTGGACGCCTTCGGCGCCGACCTGATCGACCTCGTCGTCGTCAACCTCTACCCGTTCGAGAAGACCGCGCGGATGGAGGGGATCGGCCTCGCCGAGATCGTCGAGATGATCGACATCGGCGGTCCGACGATGGTCCGCGCCGCGGCGAAGAACTTCCGCGACGTCGGCGTGGTCGTCGATCCGACCGACTACGACCGCGTGGTCGAGGAGATCCGCGAGCTGGGCGGGCTGACCGAGCAGACGCGCCTCTTCCTCGCCCGCAAGGCGTTCGGCCACACGGCGGCCTACGACACGGCGATCTTCTCCTTCCTCGGCCAGATCGACGCCGACGGCTCGCGCCGGCGCCCCGACTCGCTCTTCCCGCAGAAGGTCGCGGTCGAGCTGACCAAGCTCTCCGACCTGCGCTACGGCGAGAACCCGCACCAGCGGGCCGCGCTCTACGGCGAGCTGCAGGGGAACGAGCCGACGATCGCGCGCGCCGTGCAGCTTCACGGCGCGGAGCTCTCGTTCAACAACTACCTCGACCTCGACTCCGCCGTCTCGGTCGTCTGCTCGCTGCCCGGCTGCGCCGCGGCGGTGATCAAGCACAACAACCCCTGCGGCGCCGCGGTCGGCGTCGATCCGCTCGAGGCGTTCCGCCGGGCGCGCGACTGCGATCTGCAGAGCGCCTACGGCGGCGTCGTCGCCTTCAGCCGCGAGGTGGACCACGAGGCGGCGGAAGAACTCGCCGGGATGTTCCTCGAGGCGGTGATCGCCCCGTCGTTCAGCGCCGCGGCGAAGTCGATCCTCTTCCGCAAGAAGAAGCTGCGCGTGCTGCAGTGGGGCGATCCGCGCGAGTTCCGCCGCGCCGGCCTCGACTTCCGGCGCGTGTCGGGCGGCTTCCTCGTGCAGGAGTGGGACGGCGCGGACGACCTGCGCGACGCGCGGGTCGTCAGCAAGCGCCAGCCGACCGAGCAGGAGTGGCAGGCGATGCGCTTCGCCTGGGCGATGGTCCGCCACGTCCGCTCGAACGCGATCGTCTTCGCCACCGCCGACCGCACCGTGGGGATCGGCGCCGGCCAGATGAGCCGCGTCGACTCGGTGCAGATCGCGGCGAAGAAGGCGGGCGAGACGGCGCAGGGGGCGGCGATGGCCTCCGACGCCTTCTTCCCGTTCCGCGACAACGTGGACGAGGCGGCGAAGGCCGGCATCCGCGCCGTCATCCATCCCGGCGGCAGCATCCGCGACGACGAGGTGGTGAAGGCCGCCGACGAGCACGACATGGCGATGGTCTTCACCGGGCGGCGCCACTTCCGCCACTGA